A single Chanos chanos chromosome 8, fChaCha1.1, whole genome shotgun sequence DNA region contains:
- the srsf7a gene encoding serine and arginine rich splicing factor 7a, protein MSYSSSRSSSRAMDCKVYVGDLGNGAAKGELERAFSYYGPLRSVWVARNPPGFAFVEYEDPRDAEDAVKGMDGKVLCGVRIRVEMSNGMTRKSRYGRPSRKQFDPNDRCYQCGESGHYAYDCYRFSKRGRRSSRSRSRSRSRSRGRRYRSRSRSYEKRYRSPSYSKRRSRSASPVRSRSRSPVRRSRSPVRRSRSPVRRSRTPVRRNSRSKSRSKSRSRSGSRPGARSVSGSRSRSRSASNKRDSRSRSASPRKSPTPDAD, encoded by the exons ATGTCCTACTCATCGTCTCGCAGTTCCTCGCGTGCCATGGACTGTAAGGTCTACGTAGGTGACCTGGGCAACGGTGCGGCCAAGGGCGAGCTGGAAAGGGCGTTCAGCTACTACGGTCCTTTACGCAGCGTTTGGGTTGCACGCAACCCTCCAGGGTTTGCATTCGTGGAGTACGAAGATCCCAGAGATGCGGAGGATGCAGTGAAAGGGATGGATGGAAA GGTGCTGTGCGGAGTCCGGATCCGGGTGGAGATGTCAAACGGTATGACTAGAAAGTCTCGTTACGGCCGTCCCAGCCGCAAACAGTTTGACCCAAATGACCGCTGTTACCAGTGCGGCGAGAGTGGACATTACGCCTATGACTGCTACCGCTTCAGCAAGAGAGGCCGTCGCAGTAGCAG GTCCCGGTCCCGGTCTCGCTCCAGGTCCCGGGGGCGGAGGTACCGTTCTCGAAGCCGAAGCTATGAGAA GAGGTACCGCTCTCCTTCATACTCCAAGCGTAGAAGCAG GTCTGCCTCCCCAGTGCGCTCTAGATCCAGAAGCCCAGTAAGGAGGTCCAGGTCACCTGTCCGCAGGTCCAGAAGCCCAGTCAGGAGGTCCCGAACACCAGTCCGCAGGAACAG TCGATCCAAATCCCGCTCTAAGTCTCGGTCCCGTTCTGGATCCAGACCTGGAGCTCGCAGCGTTTCGGGATCCCGCTCTCGTTCCCGTTCAGCCAGTAACAAGAGGGACAG ccGTTCCAGGTCTGCCAGTCCGAGAAAGAGCCCCACTCCAGATGCTGACTGA